The Dethiosulfovibrio salsuginis genome window below encodes:
- a CDS encoding glycosyltransferase family 2 protein, with translation MLSVIIATYNQENYVLDTLNSMLKSDVHDVELIVTDDCSTDRTPEVVEAWIDKNGHRFANAKLVKGSKNVGIVGNHRKGIAASKGSLLKGLAGDDWFLPGAIDVIKKYDGIKNTIFCSDVVEVNELTDKKRIRKNDQRLFMPMTSSERANLLAGVGCMILAPGAFYSRDVWEDSADLLCGIKHIEDYYLWFCSAKKGKQFVEVGFSSVCYRVHGNNICAPKFKKLSITQRDFLKDEMVVNIQISRDAEVSLLAKYSAMVRFVSGFVFSKSYDYVGRSVAMWLLRVIRLADPIYFKNAIIKVGERILNL, from the coding sequence ATGCTTTCCGTTATCATAGCGACCTATAATCAAGAAAACTATGTCCTCGATACTCTGAATAGTATGCTGAAGTCCGATGTCCATGATGTGGAGCTGATAGTAACCGACGACTGCTCTACAGACCGAACTCCTGAGGTTGTCGAGGCTTGGATAGATAAAAACGGTCACCGATTCGCCAACGCAAAACTAGTCAAAGGCTCGAAGAATGTGGGTATCGTCGGGAATCACAGAAAGGGTATCGCAGCATCGAAAGGATCTCTCCTCAAGGGTTTGGCTGGCGACGACTGGTTCCTTCCAGGAGCCATTGATGTCATAAAGAAATACGATGGTATAAAAAACACGATTTTCTGTTCTGATGTTGTTGAGGTTAATGAGCTAACTGATAAAAAAAGGATTAGGAAAAACGACCAGCGGCTTTTTATGCCAATGACTAGCAGTGAGAGGGCCAATCTTTTAGCTGGTGTAGGTTGCATGATCCTAGCTCCAGGAGCTTTTTACTCAAGGGATGTGTGGGAAGACTCGGCGGATCTTCTTTGCGGAATAAAACACATAGAAGACTACTATCTATGGTTTTGCTCTGCAAAAAAAGGAAAACAATTCGTGGAAGTGGGGTTCTCTTCAGTTTGCTATAGGGTTCATGGTAATAATATATGTGCACCTAAGTTTAAAAAATTGTCTATAACACAAAGGGATTTCTTAAAAGATGAGATGGTCGTAAATATACAGATATCAAGAGATGCTGAGGTGTCTCTTCTTGCCAAATATAGTGCTATGGTGCGATTTGTATCAGGTTTTGTATTTTCAAAAAGCTACGACTATGTGGGGAGAAGCGTTGCTATGTGGCTATTGAGGGTAATTCGTTTAGCAGATCCCATATACTTCAAAAATGCGATAATCAAAGTTGGAGAGCGCATTTTGAATCTATGA